In Solanum stenotomum isolate F172 unplaced genomic scaffold, ASM1918654v1 scaffold32805, whole genome shotgun sequence, the genomic window ACTGTGAAAGGTCTACCCGTGCACGCATTTCTCGGCCTGAAGAGAGAGAGAAGCGTCTAAAATTTCACCAGAGTGTTCGTGATGTAGTTGTTGGAAGTGGTGAAATAGTAAGATTTTCATTCCTTAACGTCttcttttattgttttaggtattcttttttttctcccaCTGTGTAACTAATGTGTTTTCTGTTATCACATCTTTCAGATAATTGATGATATGAGGTTCACAGTATCTCATGTTGCCGAACCAGTTGAAAGGGGAAttgctaaaataaataagactttCCATCAGATATCAGAAAACGTAAAACGGTATGAAGAGAGGAGGAGGAACTCGAAGGATGACAGTTATGTTGTTCCGCTGAACTCATGGACGAATGAGTTCTCAGAAGTACATGATGATCTTGTTGAAGGGAGTATGAGTGACAGTGGGATGCATGGCAAGAGACCACATCATCAATCCAAAGGGATGTCATCCCTACGGAGATAGTAAACCTTTAATCTGACCTATAGAAAAGTTTAGATTTCATCTTCTAACCATATTGTTCATTCAGTATCCACTGTGGAAGTTTTCCACAGTGAGATAATATGGTAAGCAACCTATATTAGTAGTGCATGTGATCATTGAGAAGGCACCTGTCAGGGTTGAAGTAGTGGAAAGATTTGAATAGCTGATGATTTTCATATGTAAAGTTTGGAGGAAAATTCAGATAATGACATGGGTGGAGTAAACTGATTATATAGTTTGTAGCAGGAGGTGAAAGAAAATTTTCAGCTACTAAGTTCCGACCGATCTTCGAAAAGAGTACCAACTGTTAACTGTTACTTGTGAATGAATTTTGCACTACACTACATAGTCCTCCAAATGCATATTATTTCATGTTGGTGAACTTCCCTACTTAGTTCTGCATTTTGTTAAGACTTGCAAGCATCTGCGTGTTCATACAATAGACATATAGTGTTATTGTCTACTCCCTATTTTAGCTCATCTGTTTCTGGCGTAGAAGGTTTAGCACCAATAGGTCGTTTAGTTGCTAGTTAGAGTTATGACGTGTTTAGTTATTTATAGGCTAAATCCATCGGCAGCCCCTTAAAGTTGGCACCAattttcatttagacacctcaagtatgctttgttcattttaaacacCCCAAGTAGCGGTCTGTTGTTTCATTTGGACACTTTTTGACAATCAACTAAAATTACAAagtgtgtaatacacttgcgGATAACATGACATGATGACTAATTAAAAGTTAGACATGTGGCATTTGAGtgtaaaaaaagtaattttaaaataaattattaaaaagcaACTAATTTTtcagcaaaaataaataaataaaattacctATTTTCTACCACCCCACCTTACATCACCCCACCCCTACCCCATCTGCCTTACGTCCCTTTTGCCTCCCCAACCCTACAGCCCTTTTTTGGTTCTTcttccatattttttttaaaaaaatcattagattttaggttttttttcttcttcttttttgttgtgaatttgattttgaaaatcatatatgacattcttcttctacttttttgaaagaaaaaaatgtgtcttgttctaaaaaatcttttcaaaattagtgtgatgatttttaaaaattttgttcttataaacgtttttaaaattagtgtgatagttttttattttattttttcatattttctaagGTTTTTTATCATTGATTTAAACATGGTGGGAGGTGGAATAAGTGGTAGGGCtaaaaagtgaagaagaagacggaattttttaaaaaaaaaatctcacgCGCTCAAAATGGGTGCAGCACACACAATATGTCAAGTCAGCAAAAAGTGTTAAAATGACACAACGAGACTCAATATGAGGtttctaaaatgaacaaagcctagttgaggtgtctaagtgaaaattgatGCCAACTTTAGGAGGCTACCGATGGGTTCAGCCGTATTTATATATAGTGCCAATTCATGTACTAGTTAATGCATTTTTTATTATATGGAGAAAATTATGTAATTAGAGTTATGACGTGTttagttatttatatatagtgcTAATTCATGTACTAGTTAatgcatttttttattatatggaGAAAATTATGTGGGAGCGCTATTTCTAAATGGGCCTTGCATTGGACGATTTGGATTTAGTCGGGGCTTCAATGCGCTATTTATACCTATTTTAATTATTGGAATCAAGCGTTTTATATAGTACAGGGCAAGGTGTAAGCCCCGAGATATTGGACGTAAGTCCCATAGATCTACAGGGCGTAGTTTCATGTacattcaatataattttataattttattactaataaaataagcaaAGGTAAACCTTtcaatgatttatgatttttatttgagataagtattaataatcaataatgaagaaaaaaagtattataattactatttgagaaatatcattacaccaataataaaaatatgatgtaaagcaaaaaaggttttaaaaaaaattaaaacaccCGGCGTACGTTTTTACGCCTAGGACTTACGTTTTTATGCTCGGGGCTTACGCTTCAAATTTTAGGACTTACGTCTTATGAATCTACGTCTGTCTTTAGTTTACGCCCCGCCCCAAGACTCGGCCCAAAACGTTTTTGAAAATACTGATGGGAATAGTAATATAGAGATCAATTATGAGATAATCCAGAAAGTTGTATGCTTTGGAATTCATTTATTTATGCATTATTCTATGTGGTGACTAGTTATGAAGAGTTTAGTTCTTTATATATTACTAGGGAAACAAGTGTGTACACCAATTATAGAGTTGTGTAATATTAAATTGTAATTGTCCTGTGAATTGGCTATAAAATCAATCTGTTGTAAAAGCATCATATTATTTAGGGCTAATCCATCGGTGGCCCCTTAAA contains:
- the LOC125852209 gene encoding protein LAZ1 homolog 1-like — protein: MWSITMGKTFCSITVAAYVPLCDVLNCLMGVAAVVHLYVFPAKPYKRGERCVRNVAVLSDYAALDTPPDPEEVRDCERSTRARISRPEEREKRLKFHQSVRDVVVGSGEIIIDDMRFTVSHVAEPVERGIAKINKTFHQISENVKRYEERRRNSKDDSYVVPLNSWTNEFSEVHDDLVEGSMSDSGMHGKRPHHQSKGMSSLRR